The nucleotide window aaatgttttctttctgatGTTTGGAAGGACGGATGTTCCTGACTCCCCACCAGTGTACAAATGTCTGCCCAGTGTCCAGAGTCCTACGAGAAGCTGTGATGTTCATATTTCTAATGACAAGGAATTCAACATCTTGATAAATGGAACTCTGAACAACAGTGTGGTCAGGAACACCTTTTTTGGGGATCCTGTCTCGGCTGGTATGTAGTAGCTGCTCTGCCTCCCTCAGGATTGAccgtttttgtttgtctttagcTCTAATCTGTGTTCCTCTGCAGTGAGACCTCCTCCTCTCAACTGGACTGTCACAAAAATGAACGAAAAACTCGAAATCAGCTGGACTCCTCCAAGCATCCTAAGCCTGATCCAATGGAACTTCATAATAACTGTTAAAGGATGTGGTGAAACAAAGGTGAGAGATGTATTATTGATGTATCCTCTTCACTGCACACCACTGTAATacgtttattttattacaaCTACAATGAATCTGACTGGATGTCATGCATGTTCTTTTTTCAGAAGTTTGAAGTTCAAGAGCAGACATCATATTTGCTTGACGTGAAGCATCCGTGTGTGTACTGCATGACCATCAGCGCCGACAGTTTAGAAGGGAGTTCCCCAGTCAGCAAGGAGAAATGTTTTAGTACgttgacttctttttttatttacatgtgaACTGTTaaagatttctttgttttttacttgttctgtccaacagctgagcaaacagatcagacagattttacttttacaatagGGTGTTGTGAATCTCCAGACAAAcaaagtgtatatttgtataaacaaaTATCTTTAACTataataattatgattatatgCACTTCTTTTTGGACCTAACAGAGATAAAAGAAGAGAGAGTGGGATGTTAGAGATGGGGATaagggttaaccctttaacactggagctccagtgtttatgttctttgattttctccttcagaatcagctggaattacatCGATCgcgttaacagttgaaaagtttccatatgttaaagattttgtgtttaagcgtcaacTATGTTGccccaggtgttaaagggttaagatgggggagatggggggggggtcagtaATACAGAGTCATAATTatgggtgtaacggatcacaaatgTCATGTTTCGGATTGTTTCATGGATTTTGGGTAAgcacaacattttttgtctgctcctgattcacaacaatttgaataaataaatatatttttagtctccattttgtttatatatgtccttaatCATAagtaaaatgcaacaagaatatGCCAAGAAAACTCAATTATAATTGGAGTGGGCCTGAatacttttgaatattttttcttccaaatgTTTGCTTGTTCTCTGCAGTCTTTGGCTGCTGCATGACTTTTTGCTCTGTTCTTTCAGATTCTGATGTGGGTAATCACGGGCTGCTGTATGCTGCAATTACCATCCCAATTCTCATGGCTTGTATGACAACCTTGACTTTTGTGTGTTGCAGAAAGTGTGTAAAACTCCTTTTTTAGATGTAATATTGCCCCGCTTTATATTTTGCTCACACTGAGTGCTCTGTGCAGAAACAAGGACAAGATCTTCTTGAAGGTCCCAGAGCCGCGGGATCTCATCACAGATACTTTGGACAACAACAATAAGGTAACCTTTGTTTTCCAGTGGGATCTTACAGTATCTCCCCCTTTGTAGCAGGGGTTTGGGACTAAAGCCATCCCGAATACGCCGCATAGGTGAATACAGAGAACCCCCGTgtccgttaccgatccatactcatccaaaacacttctgatcatgctttgttaaacatttaataaagaacattggagtattcctcaacataaagagtttttgttcttttatttagaGCAAAAGACTGTACAGCAGTCActtcattaaataattaaaacctGCTATGGATGATAATTATTTTCCGCCGCTTCTAAGtgagctgatgccatttcttcatgcaggggCAATGAGAGAAGTGGAAGTTCCTGTTCACGCTCCAGAGGGGGCGCCGCTGTGCGGAGATACACCTTAGGAGCGCAGCACCTCCTTTAGACTCAAAAATTTCGTCTTCAGTTGTCAGGGATTTTGTGACTAACCGGAAGAGTCACGTCACTGGAAAAAACCTGCCAATACGTGAAACCGCGAAAAAAGAAGCGGGAATACGCGGTGGAACACTgtagttgtattttttgtagttaTGTTCACGCTTTAATTATATATAGTTGTTTACAACTAATAATGTTTTGACTTGTGCAAACTTAGTAGCTATCAGGCTGTTTTTTAATGGATACTCGCTTTCTATCCTGCCCTGTTTTCTACCACTGTCAGCTCATTTGTGAACATAAGCAATGAGGTCAAAGAAAATCGCTATTTTTATCCTGCTGTATGACACAAATCCTGTTATCAGCACATATCAACTTCCAAATTCTTCTTTGTCCTCTGActctttttctctgtcttttgTTCTTCAGAACTCCTTCAACAACTTATACGTCCCAGTAAATGAAGAGCAGAGCTGTAAAATCACTCTGGTGATAGATAAGCAAGATGGCAAACCATACTGCTGACACATCGCCAACGTTGACTCACTCTGCCGACAAAGAAGAGGAAATGTCTGTGAACAAACTTCATCAGCTGAAATCTAACTTTGAACACTTTTTTAAGTGTCCTCAGCACAAAAACAAGGGTTTCTGTTATCTTTTGTAAGCTGAAGAACCACAAGAGCTTTCCACTCGTTGTAGTTAGTGTAGTTAAGTTACTGTGTCAAACatagaaacttgaatttaatcaatttaaggtgtttcttttaaaacatgtgGACTAATTGGCTGCTGCTCTCAGTAGAACAATACATTCATGGATTTAGTATCAAAACCAAATCTGTTTAACTTTAATGAAAGTGTCCCCATTAACATAAAGTACACTCTGAAGTTAGTTTTATAAAGTATACTTGATGGAAAGTACAGAAAAGATACTATAGACAATGTACATGAAGCTTATTAAATACACgtactgaatacttcttcaaagtacattggaacattttaattttacaatagataacataaaaaacaacttcaagtGCTGCATCACTTTTAGCACAGGCTGAATAATACTGttaaatagactactttttgctaagtgAGCTCTTAAAAAGGTTTAACGATGTAGGATTGAATTGCCTCTCAGTGCTGTGCTTTGACCTTTGGATATTTTCAGTCTGGACCTTTTTTATGAGCTCACAGATAACAGTAATCTTGTGCGAGTCCGTTTGGTTCAGGAGGATTCATGTAAATAAGGTCCACAGTTGTTTCTCATTTTCATAACGGTCCCGGAGCAGCTGGAACAGACCAACACAGACACCGAGTCCTTCATGTCAGTTATTTTGGCTGGACCAACAGTTGATGATTCAGAGAACTGAAGTCTCTGTGTTCCCCTCGGTGTTTTCCACTCTGTGGAAGGAGTTACCCTGCAGAGCTGAACTGGTCGATCAGACTATGAATTTATGGTCAAACCTGCGTGCTGCCAGAATGATCAGAAATCAGGTGGATTTTTGCACACAAGCTGATGAAGTTTCAGAACTGTTTCAGGAAAGTTCACTGTTTTCTGGCCTGAGATGTTTCAGCTTATTTGTGGGCATTATGATAGATTTCAtgtcttcaacattttaaattattctaagACTCCAGTCGGATAAGGCCTAAACAAATCCACTGAAGCCGTCCTTTGTTGCACTCTTGATATTAAACTTAAGCAGGCTGGAGAGGAAGTAGAGGAAGCCTCTACTTCCTCTCCAGCCTGGTTGGGGGTTTTGGTCTATTGCTCCTGAAAAGGGATTAGTTGTTTTCAGGAAGAGAGTAATATTTACTTTCATTTAGGTCTTGCTTTAACGAGAATTTATGGGACTTTGGGGGGAGTGCTAATGACTTGATGTACAAACTGTGTGCTGAAACGGAGCACATCAACCATTTCCAAAGAAACATTTAACCTAGAAGCTGAAAACAGGTTTGCTGCAGAACTGCTGACTGAgttaagttttagtttttgattaTCAGGGTGGTGGACTGCTGTGCATGCAGTGAACTGTTTGTGCATACCTGTGGGTACAGTGCAGCTCCCAAATGGAAGTGTGTTGTTTGTGAATGTTTAGCAGGCAATTCAAGGGACCTGGCGGCACAAATTCTGCTGAACCGCATCCACTGTTTCTCTCAAAGCTACTGAAGAACCCCAGTATCTGTTACTGTGTCTCTGCGTTTTGATGTTTCATGTCAGTGTTGGAGGGAACCTCACGTGGAGACtgatgtccatccatccatccattttcttgaccgctccttccctttcggggtcgcgggggtgccggagcctatcccggctactgaagggcgaaggcggggtggAGACTGATGTTCTCAATAGAAAAGCTGTACAGTTTGTTTTAGTATTTGCTTGTCCTGCTGGTGTATTTTTTAGGATCTGAACAGTTTTGATCcttaagtgtatttttgttaccataataaatataaaatctaCAGCACTATTGTTTAAGTCTTCTGTTTTTACAAGAAATGTCCTTTAAGGATTAAGgccgccacgattagtcgattaatcaacgactaatcgactattaaaaacagtcgacgactaatttaatagtcgattagtcgttaatttattttatatggagtcagagtgtagcaaagttcattaaggttttttaggctattctggagtttaactaatatttcagttacaagctagctgttttggctaattttggctttttgtttttttaaagttttttcagactaatttggcattcagctatttttttagctgactatcaacttcagtgttttcagctatcaatttcagcatcttcagcggccaaattcaactcACAGCATTTATACGACAGACTGATCCAAACTCCTGATCAAGTGGAATAATCTAACCTGAAACAGCAGCAGAGTTCATCACAGTCAGAGCATGTCTGTCAGTGAAGGTTTTCACTCATCCAGGTCATTTGTTCCCAGGAGTCTGTTCTTCAGGACCACTGCACTTAGAGGTTCAAAGCTATGACCCCAGCAGAGCTCGTCCGAGTGTTTCCTTCAGTTCCAACAGCTGATGAAGaatttaggttgttttgtttgctgtttCATATCCATATATTTCCATTTGGACATGCAGTGGggcaaacaaatatttattcagccaccaattgtgcaagatctcccacttaaaaagatgagagaggcctgtcgCTTACATCATACCTTAACTAtgagacaaaatgaaaacaccAGATCCCTTCTTTGACACGTCTGACTCAGAAGGACAGtgttgtttctgctgcttcCCCATGGACAGTGGTGTTAGTCGCACTTTTCTTGGATTTCACCAAAGCCCACCCAGGAGAGGCACATTAATGTTAGTATGGAACTTTGCTGGTCCTTCTGAGTTTGCAGATCACAGGaacgttttattattttttttataaaaaaaaatctttggggACTTTTAGATTTATTTGGCAGTTGTgtcctttttagtttttttgtcatgCATTCTGGTTTTTGATTAcgctgttttttaaatttaaagctttgtaaaaatatttgttgttttcatttcctttaaataaagGCGGATTTGCCAGAGCAGCAGGTCTTGAATCGTTGACGAAGACTCAAACATGTGCAGACCTGAGGCAGTTTGCTGAAAGGAAGAATACGTTCCCGGTTAACCAGGGATTCTGCAAAAGAAGCCAATCGGAGACAGACTGCCGATGAAAACAGAACCGTTCTTAACAAAAGCCACATTAAACAAAGACCGGGGTTTGGCAGATGTTTGTTGGAAAAGTGGAGGTCTGCAGACAAAAGTAGAGCAGCTTTGGACagctttaaaagattaaaaaaacatgcaacagaACTTCAATGcgcaaaacaaaaaggaaatacatCATAAAACCCAGGAAGAactaaatgtgattaaaaacaaagtgaaactcCACCCACTCATCACTCACAGGCTCTTCAAGACCAGATGGAGGTTTTCTGCTCCAAATTCTTTCCTCCTGAGTAAACAGCCGTCATACCTCCAAGTCACTGCCATTTCTGCTTTGTGTTGTGTAATGGGAGGGCGCATCAGGACAGCTCTCCCCTCTCCAAACACGCACGCAGTCCTCTCTTCAACAAACAACAACATCCACACTAACCTAGGAAACATATGAACCAATAAAACATGCTATTTTTTTGACCACAGTGAAAGAGTTAGACATCAAATGAAGACACACACTCATCCCAGGAACAGGTCTGCCCCCTTACTCCTCATTTTTCACTGTGAAGGTTTCAGAATGAACAGCAAATATACCCAAATGTCCTGACTAAATACCCCCTAGAACTTTGAAGTGAAACAGCACTGATTTCTGTTGTTGAATCTCTACTTACAgctaaaacaacagaacaatctttttttattctgcctGATCTTTCAATCTTCAGTCCCACTCCATCGCCTTTTGATGAAACTGCTGTAGTATTTTAATAACcattatgttatttttagccacacacacaaaaaaatgcagagcaTCAGAGGTTCACCCTGAGCTGTGACTGTTGGCCTGCAGTAAGCCCACCCctgcttcccatcatccccttgtttagtctttctcctgctagcttacagcccctcacacccctaaccTGACACTAGTGGACCAACAAAAGTGGCGAGCattatcagagctatccagctgaacagtttacacccagattccagctcagaggaaaacaaagacgttcatggatctgtttgtctgtaagtggatgatcagaatggagcggagcaggaagactgCAGCCCGTTGATTGAGTTTGAAGATAACAATTACAAGCtatttccaacagcatttttttaaaataaagaaatattcagaaatttcattttactcttaattttatttctatttgtcctccattatgagaaaagtaccacaagatcattttaaactgtgtttttaacatgttcttcaagcatttttctcatgatggaggacatgtaaagaagattttaaggacaaaactgcttttctgagtattcaaattgtgttggatcagcaGTAGATGAAAGCCCACAGTTTGAGAAGCTCAGGTTTGGGACAACTGTGATGGTccttctctgctacaattctgttgttcatttttcgTCTTATCCCATTTGAGTTCGCCACACCAAAACAGCACCTACTGTTTCGCATCactgatttggcagagtttctTTTACGCCAGCTGCTCTTCCTTATTCAGCCCTGTATTTTTGAAGGCTTGGTTGATGATCTTCACCTCAAACCAAGATAGCTTAATGTGGGCAAGACGTTTTGCTCTGGAGCTGTTTGACAATGTTCTGATTTCATGATCAAGGCCTCCAGTACCAGATGCAGCGAAGCAGCCACACAGCATCCTCCATACTTTCCCTGAAAGACTGTCGTAAACAAACTGTGCATCACCCGAGGGACCACTTTTGTTTCATCTGGACATAAATATTGTCCCAGAGGCAATATTTTCATGAGGATCAATCTTTCCTAATGTCTTCATCCATGGGGTCTTTATTGGCCTCCGTCCATAAACTTTCCTCAGTGTGCAGATATGGTACATGTTGAAACAACCAGACTGCTCCAGGTTGGTCTCACGTCTTTAGATGTTAGACGTGGTCTTCTTTCCTTCATCCACAATAACCTTTGAAGACTTCTGTCAACCTTTATTTCTGCCTGAACTTCCTAATAACTGTTGAAACAGGGACACCACTGTCTTCATAGTCACGTGATTTACTGATACACAAGGATTTTTAATGGCTTGTATCTACGTTAGCAAGGTAAAAATATCGGATCAGTAGTTATGAAccagaaaataataattcatgtaaaggaaatggtatggtcgagccaggggggattatataagttcgcttccacCCACTCCCTTTCTAGAAATCTATGGTTTGATTTGATGCTAGTTCTCTTACATATCTTTGCACAGATGTAAGGCCTCTGTTGATTGTACTTCACATGTATTCtactttgattgcttgaaataaaccatttcaattcTTTGCTAATA belongs to Oryzias melastigma strain HK-1 linkage group LG18, ASM292280v2, whole genome shotgun sequence and includes:
- the il13ra1 gene encoding interleukin-13 receptor subunit alpha-1, with product MAPALERIVLSFLLVFWETASGHVLPPRNLSIRWINDFKPELSWEPPTHPMTNCTYTLMYRGQSEDSEESIEKLENQKQILNNFQMGGGFLQWSVRTSCDSGESEAAVMSVTYPELVKDLQCYGYTATLTKCSWVPASDAPDVGFFWTDVPDSPPVYKCLPSVQSPTRSCDVHISNDKEFNILINGTLNNSVVRNTFFGDPVSAVRPPPLNWTVTKMNEKLEISWTPPSILSLIQWNFIITVKGCGETKKFEVQEQTSYLLDVKHPCVYCMTISADSLEGSSPVSKEKCFNSDVGNHGLLYAAITIPILMACMTTLTFVCCRKNKDKIFLKVPEPRDLITDTLDNNNKNSFNNLYVPVNEEQSCKITLVIDKQDGKPYC